A window from Schistosoma haematobium chromosome 1, whole genome shotgun sequence encodes these proteins:
- a CDS encoding hypothetical protein (EggNog:ENOG41KOG4177~COG:M) — MIDPVYYDGGLFKFIPFDNNTWIIELLKQSVEKKETQLIISVCIISCLLCLITIIKIISIHDDNNNVTYKKSVDNKYCSALKLTSSSYHKTYVCFNSSHFDNTSAFNDQFMKRDNNQQYIKIQHDKLQVSNVLPITESLKIKHLNKHNIQLVQFIDHIQCDNDQLENNQNYGLYIVDLFKFHRNSLYRLFIYSIIVIICFLICLYSFIISFQHKQNLMQQMNNLPSKLKLISLEIEQFSHYAIDITYNLTTIHIHNDLLQSSSTNSLLNQFIQCIKQFIAKIITCLATTDLCYTRNNSSLNMHSLTTFALKQNNLSFIQLEKINKESNMMLDNFDLVLHRYINLNNVARLLNSELIRKIEHSWYTYRQSLSSLTYLNEYLMKENITSMSFFWWHTSPIIQQTKYILCDSLKHFKLIDFTSCNQIDEFLSNLIQYSTHLPLTLQMRSLTSVLMYDLIPKALNIENLIDQWLPIIDNLSNNCINFLFETYLKPEINKTKHEISIYTKQFPSVKLIEQLKQIINYFNITLLSYHILFISLSIILIIIYIYIFILSYQFIKGQNHQYKTWINNKGQFKVYIHRSVCLRFTLCTVSIICFLLIIVSLTSVYISLIGINEGCIYLQSNHLAQIKADELITKYLKVFINNLNETIEFLSIPNLNLQIPQNILKTINSKYTPDHLPLLKSLHINRPLNFINILNSNYIYSLLYNIWYKEITNKTKYYDLKSKIPPINYRALYEQTKLTFNLTNLFDHLFVGHVNDYLIHPGFNYFLIILRNLKKISNDEHKNLIKFYKKLNRLYEEYHSNYLFIENQLNIIEQNKIILKPFDKLANISLNLLEQIQCLSNLDIEHLIDRLFSISWNELKLNFIQYIIPFIHHLLDDMIPFNGLYEIYINGISSICPLTNNNDNQQLSLLNIKPILNELKLMSITMTIGCIFLLLLSLINSLLL, encoded by the coding sequence ATGATTGATCCTGTATATTACGATGGTGGTTTATTCAAGTTTATTCCATTTGATAATAATACTTGgataattgaattattaaaacaaagtgttgaaaagaaagaaactcaattaattattaGTGTATGCATAATAAGCTGTTTACTATGTTTAATtacaattataaaaataatatctatacatgatgataataacaatgttACTTATAAAAAGTCAGTAGATAACAAATATTGTAGTGCGTTGAAGCTAACTTCATCTTCATACCATAAAACATATGTGTGTTTTAACAGTTCACATTTTGATAATACATCAGCCTTCaatgatcaattcatgaaaCGAGACAACAATCAACAATATATTAAAATACAACATGACAAATTACAAGTGAGTAACGTTTTACCAATTACAGAATCATTAAAGATcaaacatttaaacaaacataataTCCAACTAGTTCAATTCATTGATCATATTCAATGTGATAATGATCAGTTGGAAAATAATCAAAACTATGGATTGTATATAgtagatttatttaaatttcatagaAACTCATTATACCGCTTATTCATATACTCAATAATTGTTATCATCTGTTTTCTAATTTGTCTCTATAGTTTTATTATATCTTTTCAacataaacaaaatttaatgcaacaaatgaataatttaccatcaaaattaaaattaatctcaTTAGAAATAGAACAATTCAGTCATTATGCTATAGATATAACTTATAATTTAACTACAATTCATATTCATAATGATCTATTACAAAGTTCATCAACTAATAGTTTATTAAATCAATTTATACAatgtataaaacaatttattgcCAAAATTATTACTTGTTTAGCTACTACTGATTTATGCTATACAAGAAATAATTCTTCATTGAACATGCATTCATTGACAACATTTGCattgaaacaaaataatctATCTTTCATACAATTAGAAAAGATTAATAAAGAATCAAATATGATGttggataattttgatttagttCTACATCGTTATATCAATTTAAATAATGTTGCTAGATTATTGAATTCTGAATTAATTAGAAAAATTGAACATTCATGGTATACATATCGACAAAGTTTGTCATCTTTAActtatttgaatgaatatttaatgaaaGAGAATATAACATCGATGTCATTTTTTTGGTGGCATACATCACCTATTATACAACAGACAAAATATATTCTTTGTGATAGTTTGAAACATTTTAAACTTATAGATTTTACTTCATGTAACCAAATAGATGAGTTtttatcaaatcttatccaATATTCTACTCATCTTCCATTAACTTTACAAATGAGAAGTTTAACATCAGTTTTAATGTATGATCTAATTCCAAAAgcattgaatattgaaaatttgATAGATCAATGGTTACCGATTATAGATAATCTTTCAAATAATTGTATAAACTTTTTATTTGAAACATATTTAAAGCCAGAGATTAATAAAACTAAACATGAAATTTCTATTTATACTAAACAATTTCCTTCTGTCAAACTTATTGAACAGTTGAAGCAAATTATAAACTACTTCAATATTACACTATTATCCTaccatatactatttatttcattgaGTATAATACTTATCATCATttacatatacatattcattttaAGTTATCAGTTCATCAAAGGTCAAAATCATCAATACAAAACTTGGATCAATAATAAAGGTCAGTTCAAAGTATACATACATCGATCTGTTTGTCTACGTTTTACTTTATGTACAGTTTCTATAATATGTTTCTTGTTGATCATAGTTAGTTTGACAAGTGTATACATCTCATTAATCGGTATAAATGAAGGTTGTATATATCTACAATCGAATCATTTAGCTCAAATAAAAGCGGATGaattaattacaaaatatttaaaagtttttattaataatttaaatgaaacaatcGAATTTTTATCAATTCCAAATTTAAATTTACAAATACcgcaaaatattttaaaaacaatcaattcaAAATATACACCAGATCATTTACCATTATTAAAAAGTTTACATATAAATCGTCCattgaattttataaatatattaaattctaattatatttattcattattatataatatttgGTATAAAgaaattacaaataaaacaaaatattatgatTTAAAATCAAAAATCCCGCCAATCAATTATCGCGCGTTATATGAACAAACTAAATTAACATTCAATTTAACCaatttatttgatcatttatttGTTGGTCATgtcaatgattatttaattcatcctggttttaattattttctaattattttacgtaatttaaaaaagatttcaaatgatgaacataaaaatttaataaaattttataaaaaattaaatCGATTATATGAAGAATATCatagtaattatttatttattgaaaatcaattaaatattattgaacaaaataaaataattttaaaaccaTTTGATAAACTTGCCAATATTAGTTTAAATCTATTAGAACAAATTCAATGTTTATCCAATTTAGatattgaacatttaatcgatcgattattttcaattagttggaatgaattaaaattgaatttcattcaatataTAAT